The genomic stretch GGTGCTGGCGCGCGCGGCGATGGCGGTCGGCATCGACGGCATCTTCATGGAAACCCATCCGGTGCCGGACGAGGCGCTGTCCGACGGCCCCAACGCCTGGCCGCTGCCTAAGATGCGCGCGCTGCTGGAGACGCTGATGGAGATCGACCGCGTCACCAAGAAGAACGGTTTCCTCGAATCCAGCGTCTGATGCTCCGCTCCCTCCCCTGCACGCAGGGGAGGGTTGGGGAGGGGTTGAAAGCCGCGTTGCGGCGAGCTCGGCGCTTGCGCGCCTCACGCCCCTCCCGACCTCCGCTGCAAGCAGGGGAGGAGCAGCGCATCCAGTTCTGCTTTAATCCGTGTCCAATCCGCCTTTCGCCCCTACGACGAAACCCATGACGACCATCGCCAAAGTCCACGCCCGCGAAATCCTCGACAGCCGCGGCAATCCCACGCTCGAAGCCGAAGTCACCCTGGCCGACGGCAGCTTCGGCCGGGCCGCCGTCCCGTCGGGCGCGTCGACCGGCACCAAGGAAGCCGTGGAGCTGCGCGACGGCGACAAGACGCGCTACCTCGGCAAGGGCGTGCGCCGCGCCGTGGAGAACGTCAACACGACGATCGCCAAAGCGCTGGAAGGTTTCGAAGCCGACGACCAGGCCGGTCTGGATCGCCGCATGATCGACCTGGATGGCACCGAGAATAAGGGCCGCCTGGGCGCGAACGCGCTGCTGGGCGTGTCGCTCGCCAACGCGCATGCGGTCGCGGCGTCGAAGAAGCTGCCGCTGTGGAAGTACCTCGCCGGCAACCGCGAGGCCGTGCTGCCGGTGCCGATGATGAACATCATCAACGGCGGCGCGCACGCCGACAACAACGTCGACCTGCAGGAATTCATGATCCTGCCCGTCGGCGTGGACAGCTTCGCCGAGGCGCTGCGCGCCGGCACCGAGGTGTTCCATGCGCTGAAGTCCGTGCTCAAGGGCCGCGGCCTGAGCACGGCGGTGGGCGATGAAGGCGGTTTCGCGCCGGACCTGCGTTCGAACGAGGAAGCGCTGGAAACCATCCTGGAAGCCATCGGCAAGGCCGGCTACAAGGCGGGCGAGGACATCCTGCTCGGCCTGGACGTCGCCTCCAGCGAGTTCTTCGATAACGGCAAGTACAACCTCACCGGTGAAGGCAAGCGCCTGACCAGCGAGCAGTTCGTCGATTTCCTCGCGAACTGGGCCGCGCAGTACCCGATCGTCACCATCGAGGACGGCATGGCCGAGCACGACTGGGCCGGCTGGAAGCAGCTCACCGACCGCATCGGCAACAAGGTGCAGCTGGTCGGCGACGACCTGTTCGTGACCAACCCGAAGATCTTCCGCGAAGGCATCGACCAGGGCGTGGCGAACGCCATTCTGATCAAGGTCAACCAGATCGGCACGCTGACCGAGACGCTGGAAGCCATTGCCATGGCCGATGCGAACCGCTATGCGGCGATCGTCTCGCACCGTTCGGGCGAAACCGAGGACACGACGATTTCCGACATCGCCGTCGCGACCACCGCCACGCAGATCAAGACCGGCTCGCTGTGCCGCAGCGACCGGGTCGCCAAGTACAACCAGCTGCTGCGCATCGAGGAAGCGCTCGGTTCGGCGGCGAAGTACGCCGGCCGCGACGCCTTCGTCTCGCTCAAGCGCTAAGGAACGGAGCACGCGCGCATGCGCTGGTTGCGACTGCTGCTGGTGCTGCTCGCCGGGCTGCTGGCGTTTCTGCAATACCGCCTCTGGGTGGGCGAGGGCGGCAGCCGTTCCGTCGCCCGCCTGGATCGCCAGGTACAGCAGCAGACCCGCGAAAACGCGGGCCTGCAGCAGCGCAACGACGCGCTCGCGGCGGAAGTGGAGGATCTCAAGTCCGGTGAGGCCGCCGTCGAAGAGCGCGCACGCAGCGAGCTGGGCATGATCAAGCCCGGCGAGACGTTCTATCGCGTGGTCGAACCGGAAGGCACGACCCCGTCGCCGCCCGAGGCGCCGCCTGCCGACGACGCGCAGGTGCCGGCGCCGTGACGGCGCGCATCTGGGCGGTGCTGCCTGCCGCCGGTCGCGGCACGCGGTTCGGCGGTGAGGTCCCCAAGCAGTACCTCGAAGCGGCCGGCAAGCCGCTGATCGCGCATGCGCTGGACGCGTTGCTGTCGCATGCGCGCATCGACGGCGCTGTGGTCGCGCTGGCGGCCGACGATCCGCGCTGGCCGGGCTGGACGACGCGCCACGGCAAGCCGCTGCTGCGTTGCACCGGTGGCGGCGAGCGTGCCGATTCGGTACTCGCCGCATTGCACGCGCTGCCGTCCGACGTCGGCGACGACGCGCTCGTCCTCGTGCACGACGCGGCGCGACCGAACCTTCGCGCCGGCGACCTCGATCGCCTGATCGACGCCGCCATCGCGCACCCCGACGGCGCCATCCTCGGCGCGCCGGTGCGCGACACGCTCAAGCGGGCCGACGCCGCATCGCACATCGTCGCGACCGAACCCCGCTCGGCGTTGTGGCGTGCGTTCACGCCGCAGGCGTTCCGCCGTGGCGCGCTCAGCGCGGCGCTGGAACGCGCACGCGCCGACGGCGTCGTCGTCACCGACGAAGCGATGGCGATGGAGCGCATGGGCGCGCATCCGGCGCTCGTCGAAGGCCGCGAGGACAACCTGAAAGTGACGACGCCGGCCGACCTCGCGCTGGCGGAGTATCTTCTCGCGCGAGGCACCGCGGACGGCTGACGCGCCGGTCCGCGAAGGCGACGCGTCGTTCGCCCGACTTTTCATCGCGCCTTGCGCGCATCGTTTTGAAGGCAATCCCATGAACATCCGCATCGGCCAGGGCTACGACGTGCATGCGTTCGGCGACGGCGACCACGTCATCCTCGGCGGCGTGCGCGTGCCGCACGATCGCGGCGTGCTCGCCCATTCGGACGGCGACGTCGTCATCCACGCGCTGTGCGACGCGATCCTCGGCGCGCTCGCGCTCGGCGACATCGGCAAGCACTTTCCGCCGAGCGATCCGCAGTGGAAAGGCGCCGACAGCCGTGCCTTCCTGCGCCATTGCGATGCGCTCGCGCGCGAACGCGGCTGGCGGCTGGGCAATGCCGACGTCACCGTCGTCTGCGAACGCCCGAAGGTCGGCCCGCACGCGGAGGCGATGCGCGAGGCGCTCGCGCAGGAACTGGCCGTCGAGCTGGACGCGATCAGCATCAAGGCGACGACCAGCGAGAAACTCGGCTTCACCGGGCGCGGCGAAGGCATCGCGGCGATGGCGGTCTGCCTGCTGGTGAAATCGTGAGCGAGCCGACGCTGCCGCGCGCGCATGGCGACGCCGTCCTGTCGGCGAACATGCGCACGACGCCGGAGGATTTCGTCGTCGAGGAAATCCCCGGATTCGAGCCGACCGGCGCCGGCGAGCACCTGCTGCTCACGGTCGAGAAGCGCGGCATGAACACCGGCTTCGCGGCGAAGCACATCGCCCAGTGGGCGGGCGTGGGCGAAGTCGCCATCGGTTACGCGGGCCTGAAGGATCGCCACGCCGTCACGCGACAGCGTTTCAGCGTGCACCTGCCGAAGAAGGTCGCGCCGGACCTGTCGACGCTGGATTTCGTGCAAGGCGAGGAACGCCTTACCGTCGTCGAACACACCTGGCATGCGAAGAAGCTCCCGCGCGGCGCGCTGGCCGGCAACCGGTTCGTGCTGACGCTGCGTGCCGTGCGCGGCGAACGCGATGCGATCGGGCAGCGCCTGGCGGCGATCGCCGAGCGCGGCGTTCCCAACTATTTCGGCGAGCAGCGTTTCGGCCGCGACGGCGACAACGTGGCCAACGCGCGCGCGATGTTCAACGGCCGTCGCGTGCGCCGAGAGCAGCGCACGCTGCTGATTTCGGCCGCGCGTTCGGAGCTGTTCAACCGCGTGCTCGCACAGCGCGTGCAGCGCGGCTGCTGGGACACGCCGCTCGACGGCGAGGTGTGGATGCTCGATGGCAGTCGCAGCGTGTTCGGGCCCGAACCGTTCGACGATGCGCTGGCGCTGCGGCTGGCGTCGTTCGACATCCATCCGACTGGCCCGCTGTGGGGACGCGGCGAACCGCGCACGACGGGCGAGGCCGCGCAACTCGAGGCCGAGGCGCTCTCCGGCGAGGAGGCGCTCGCGTTGCGTGCGGGCCTGGAAGCCGAAGGCCTCAAGCAGGAGCGCCGGGCGCTGCGCCTGAAGCCGGCGGAACTGGCGTGGTCGTGGCGTGAGGACGACGTGCTGGAGCTCGCTTTCGCGTTGCCGCCGGGGACGTACGCGACGGTCGTGCTCGCCGAATTGGGCCTCGTGACGTCGGTCGGGCGCGCCGGCTAGGCCGCGCGAAGCGCCTCGCCGACCGTTCGTCGGAAAGCACCCGACGGCACTGGCTCTGCCGGAGCGCCGGCGTATACCGGGCATTGCAGCGTCGCAACGCGCTGTCGCCGCGCCGCGGGGCGCGGCGAACCGTCATGGAGATGTCGTCATGAACGCATCGCTTCGCATGGCCCTGTTGCTGTCCCTGGTGGGCCTGTCGGCCTGCGCCGGCATGGAATCCAAGTCAACTTACGTACCCCAACAGCGCTCGCCGTCGCTCAACGACGCCGACGAGGAATACATCGCGTACGTCGAACGCGTCGCGCGTCGCCGCGGGCTGGAAGTGGTCTGGGTGAACCTGCCGCGCGCGACGGCTGAACAGGCGGAACAGACCACCGGACAGCCGAAGTAAACCCTGCCGACGCCCTGCGTCCGCGATCCGATCAGGAGCGCAGGCGACGGGGCGCGAGCAGCACCAGCACCGCTCCGGTGCCGCCCTGCGCCGGCGGCGCGGAGTGGAACGCGAGCACGTCGGCGCGATGCCGCAGCATGCGATCCACCAGATTCTTCAGCACGGGCTGGCCGCCCGAGGCGATCGACGCGGCGCCGTGCAATCCCTTTCCGTGCACGATCCGCACGCAGCCCACGCCGTGCTGGCGGGCGTCGTGCAGGAAGGCGCGCACCAGTTGCTCGGCCTCGCGCGTGTCCGCGCCGTGCAGGTCGAGTTCCTCCTGCACCGAGATCTCGCCACGCTTGAGTTTCTGCAGCAGCCGCGGGGAGACCTCTTCGCGCCGGTAGCTCAGCGCATCACCGGCCTCCAGCAGGCTGTCTTCCAGTGCGTGGCGGAACTGCTCGCGCGCATGCGCCTCGTCGCGTTCGGCCATGCGCGCGCGTGGGCGTGGCCGCGGCGCCGACGGCGGCGGCGCGGTTTCGCGCATCGGCCGCACCGGTCCGATCGCCGCGCGGAACAGCTCGGCGTCGTCTTCGTCATCGTCGCGTCGTTCGGACATGCGACAAGCCTAGCGTCGTAAGTCGATACCGCAAGCCGGGAACGCCGCATTCGCAAGCCGTGCACACCGTCGCCGGGCGCGCGGGCGGCTTCGGCTATCATGGGCCTTCGCGCGGCGCGGCCCGATCCGCGCCGGCGCCATGTTCCGGCAAGCGTTTCCGAACGAGTCACAAGGGAGTCCATGCGAGTACTGGTGAGCAACGACGACGGCGTCGACGCGCCCGGCATCCGCGTCCTGGCCGAAGGCCTGCGCGCAGCGGGGCACGACGTCCTGGTGGTGGCGCCCGACCGCGACCGCTCCGGCGCCAGCAATTCGCTCACCCTGGACGCGCCCGTGCGCGTGCAGCAGCTCGATGGCTCGACCTGGCGCGTGTTCGGCACGCCGACCGACTGCGTGCACGTGGCCATCACCGGCATGCTCGAGGTCGAGCCGGACATCGTGGTGTCCGGCATCAACAACACGGCGAACCTCGGCGACGACGTGATCTATTCAGGCACCGTCGCGGCGGCGATGGAAGGCCGCTTCCTCGGCCTGCCGGCAGTGGCGATGTCGCTGCAGACGGTCGATCACACCGGCCGTCATTACGAGACTGCGGCGCGTGCGGCGGCGGAAATCATCGCCCGCCTGCGCGTGGACCCGCTGCCGGCCGACACCATCCTCAACGTGAACGTCCCCGACATCCCGTGGGACGAGGTGCGCGGCTTCGAAGTCACGCGCCTGGGCAATCGTCATCGTTCCGAAGCGTGCATCCCGCAGCAGGATCCGCGCGGCCGCCAGTGGTGGTGGATCGGCCCGGCGGGCGCCGAGCAGGACGCGGGCCCGGGCACGGATTTCCACGCCGTGCGCACGGGGCACATCTCGATCACGCCGATCCAGGTCGACCTGACGCGCTACCACGCGCTCGAACAGGTGGCCAGCTGGGTCGATGGCCTGGCGACCTCGCTCGGTCATCCGGCCTCGCGCAAGCCGGAGCGCGCGGCATGACGTTGCGCATGCGGTTGCAGCCGGAGGCGATCGGTTCCGGGATGACGTCGCAGCGCGTGCGCGACCGCCTGGTCGATCGCCTGCGCGAGAACGGCATTCGCGACGAGCGCGTGCTCAACGCGATCCGCACCGTGCCGCGCCATCTGTTCGTCGATGAGGCGCTGGCGACGCGCGCCTACGAAGACACGGCGTTGCCGATCGGCCATGGCCAGACGATTTCGCAGCCGTGGGTCGTCGCGAAGATGACCGAGGCGCTGCTCGAATCGGAACCGAAGAAAGTGCTGGAGATCGGCACCGGTTCGGGGTACCAGGCCGCCGTGCTCGCGGCGCTGGGGCTGGAAGTGCACACGGTCGAACGCATCGGCGAGTTGCTGCGCACCGCGCGCAAGCGCTTCCGCCAGCTCGGCA from Lysobacter auxotrophicus encodes the following:
- the eno gene encoding phosphopyruvate hydratase, which translates into the protein MTTIAKVHAREILDSRGNPTLEAEVTLADGSFGRAAVPSGASTGTKEAVELRDGDKTRYLGKGVRRAVENVNTTIAKALEGFEADDQAGLDRRMIDLDGTENKGRLGANALLGVSLANAHAVAASKKLPLWKYLAGNREAVLPVPMMNIINGGAHADNNVDLQEFMILPVGVDSFAEALRAGTEVFHALKSVLKGRGLSTAVGDEGGFAPDLRSNEEALETILEAIGKAGYKAGEDILLGLDVASSEFFDNGKYNLTGEGKRLTSEQFVDFLANWAAQYPIVTIEDGMAEHDWAGWKQLTDRIGNKVQLVGDDLFVTNPKIFREGIDQGVANAILIKVNQIGTLTETLEAIAMADANRYAAIVSHRSGETEDTTISDIAVATTATQIKTGSLCRSDRVAKYNQLLRIEEALGSAAKYAGRDAFVSLKR
- the ftsB gene encoding cell division protein FtsB; this translates as MRWLRLLLVLLAGLLAFLQYRLWVGEGGSRSVARLDRQVQQQTRENAGLQQRNDALAAEVEDLKSGEAAVEERARSELGMIKPGETFYRVVEPEGTTPSPPEAPPADDAQVPAP
- the ispD gene encoding 2-C-methyl-D-erythritol 4-phosphate cytidylyltransferase, which translates into the protein MTARIWAVLPAAGRGTRFGGEVPKQYLEAAGKPLIAHALDALLSHARIDGAVVALAADDPRWPGWTTRHGKPLLRCTGGGERADSVLAALHALPSDVGDDALVLVHDAARPNLRAGDLDRLIDAAIAHPDGAILGAPVRDTLKRADAASHIVATEPRSALWRAFTPQAFRRGALSAALERARADGVVVTDEAMAMERMGAHPALVEGREDNLKVTTPADLALAEYLLARGTADG
- the ispF gene encoding 2-C-methyl-D-erythritol 2,4-cyclodiphosphate synthase; the protein is MNIRIGQGYDVHAFGDGDHVILGGVRVPHDRGVLAHSDGDVVIHALCDAILGALALGDIGKHFPPSDPQWKGADSRAFLRHCDALARERGWRLGNADVTVVCERPKVGPHAEAMREALAQELAVELDAISIKATTSEKLGFTGRGEGIAAMAVCLLVKS
- the truD gene encoding tRNA pseudouridine(13) synthase TruD, whose amino-acid sequence is MSEPTLPRAHGDAVLSANMRTTPEDFVVEEIPGFEPTGAGEHLLLTVEKRGMNTGFAAKHIAQWAGVGEVAIGYAGLKDRHAVTRQRFSVHLPKKVAPDLSTLDFVQGEERLTVVEHTWHAKKLPRGALAGNRFVLTLRAVRGERDAIGQRLAAIAERGVPNYFGEQRFGRDGDNVANARAMFNGRRVRREQRTLLISAARSELFNRVLAQRVQRGCWDTPLDGEVWMLDGSRSVFGPEPFDDALALRLASFDIHPTGPLWGRGEPRTTGEAAQLEAEALSGEEALALRAGLEAEGLKQERRALRLKPAELAWSWREDDVLELAFALPPGTYATVVLAELGLVTSVGRAG
- a CDS encoding Smr/MutS family protein; this encodes MSERRDDDEDDAELFRAAIGPVRPMRETAPPPSAPRPRPRARMAERDEAHAREQFRHALEDSLLEAGDALSYRREEVSPRLLQKLKRGEISVQEELDLHGADTREAEQLVRAFLHDARQHGVGCVRIVHGKGLHGAASIASGGQPVLKNLVDRMLRHRADVLAFHSAPPAQGGTGAVLVLLAPRRLRS
- the surE gene encoding 5'/3'-nucleotidase SurE, producing MRVLVSNDDGVDAPGIRVLAEGLRAAGHDVLVVAPDRDRSGASNSLTLDAPVRVQQLDGSTWRVFGTPTDCVHVAITGMLEVEPDIVVSGINNTANLGDDVIYSGTVAAAMEGRFLGLPAVAMSLQTVDHTGRHYETAARAAAEIIARLRVDPLPADTILNVNVPDIPWDEVRGFEVTRLGNRHRSEACIPQQDPRGRQWWWIGPAGAEQDAGPGTDFHAVRTGHISITPIQVDLTRYHALEQVASWVDGLATSLGHPASRKPERAA
- a CDS encoding protein-L-isoaspartate(D-aspartate) O-methyltransferase translates to MTLRMRLQPEAIGSGMTSQRVRDRLVDRLRENGIRDERVLNAIRTVPRHLFVDEALATRAYEDTALPIGHGQTISQPWVVAKMTEALLESEPKKVLEIGTGSGYQAAVLAALGLEVHTVERIGELLRTARKRFRQLGMNVRSKHDDGRIGWPENGPFDAIIVTAAAPALVDALTEQLAPGGTLIAPVGGAGSQSLLKLRKDADGNIAQQTLAPVVFVPLLSGMVD